One stretch of Pelmatolapia mariae isolate MD_Pm_ZW linkage group LG3_W, Pm_UMD_F_2, whole genome shotgun sequence DNA includes these proteins:
- the LOC134619185 gene encoding N-acyl-aromatic-L-amino acid amidohydrolase (carboxylate-forming) B-like, with translation MEVDQVVPLPRLPRVAVCGGTHGNELSGVYLVRELLKLQREVMKKKQEEDSKPALVLLVLSNPRAMQQCRRYVDTDLNRCFTHATLNGPLSDMAPYEIIRARELNALLGPKGSPEAVDLVCDLHNTTANMGLCFIGYSDCDWICLHIFRHLQREMPDTPMRFLHFDVSNKESYSLDSVGKHGFAMEIGPQPHGVVRSNIYTAMKVGVQHMLDWVRLFNSGNVFEGGFVDVFTMVKHIDYPRDSETRNITAAIHPCLQDRDFCLLHPEDPLFQTFSGETVRYKGTEPLYPFFINECAYYEKGIALSLARKRRVTIPAIRVQTEQEQQANEQGFASEEEE, from the exons TATTTGGTGCGAGAGCTGCTGAAACTGCAGAGAGAAGTTATGAAGAAAAAGCAAGAGGAGGACTCGAAGCCTGCGTTGGTGCTGCTGGTGCTGTCAAACCCGCGGGCAATGCAGCAGTGTCGCCGATACGTAGACACTGATCTGAACCGCTGCTTTACCCACGCCACCCTCAA TGGTCCCCTCTCAGACATGGCCCCCTATGAGATCATCAGGGCCCGAGAGCTGAACGCCCTGCTAGGACCCAAGGGCAGTCCGGAGGCAGTGGATCTGGTCTGCGACCTCCACAACACCACTGCCAACATGGGCCTGTGCTTCATCGGATACTCTGACTGTGACTGGATCTGCCTGCACATATTTAGACACCTGCAG AGGGAGATGCCAGATACACCAATGAGATTCCTACATTTTGATGTGTCCAACAAAGAGTCCTATTCCCTTGATTCAGTGGGAAAACATGGCTTTG CCATGGAGATCGGCCCTCAGCCCCACGGCGTGGTGAGGTCAAACATCTATACAGCAATGAAAGTGGGTGTCCAGCACATGCTCGACTGGGTCCGCCTCTTTAACTCAG GTAACGTGTTTGAGGGAGGATTTGTGGACGTGTTCACCATGGTTAAACACATCGACTACCCGAGAGACAGCGAGACCCGCAATATCACAGCAGCCATTCATCCTTGTCTCCAG GACCGAGACTTCTGCCTGCTCCACCCTGAAGACCCGCTGTTCCAGACGTTCTCAGGAGAAACAGTGAGGTATAAAGGCACTGAACCTCTCTATCCTTTCTTCATCAACGAATGCGCTTACTACGAGAAGGGCATCGCTCTCTCCCTGGCGAGAAAGAGGCGCGTAACGATTCCTGCAATCCGGGTGCAGACGGAGCAGGAGCAACAAGCTAATGAGCAGGGATTTGCATCAGAAGAAGAGGAGTGA
- the LOC134624888 gene encoding claudin domain-containing protein 1-like, whose amino-acid sequence MVDNRYATALVIACVLSIIATVYLSVAIGTQHWYQYSSPTVRGEANISELRSLYEEFMDGEFDEKTYSDTLFRLNGTVGLWWRCVLVPANAHWYKEPGAKMVLECRSFTLPQQFTPKYKEPGNHNSGEDMVRTYLWRCQFLLPLVSLGLVVLAGLTGFCACLCRSLTPTLGIGVLHMLAGLCTLATVCCYLAGMDLLHRVSMLPDKVDGSLGWSLYLVLISSPLHMMAAALLVWAARSHSQNYYRMTAYRVA is encoded by the exons ATGGTTGACAATCGCTACGCCACAGCTCTGGTCATCGCCTGCGTGTTGAGCATCATAGCCACCGTGTATCTGTCGGTGGCAATCGGAACGCAGCACTGGTACCAGTACAGCAGCCCCACGGTGCGCGGAGAGGCCAACATTTCCGAGTTGCGCTCACTATACGAGGAGTTCATGGACGGAGAATTCGATGAGAAAACCTACAGCGACACGCTGTTCCGTCTCAACGGGACTGTGGGTCTCTGGTGGCGGTGTGTGCTTGTTCCTGCCAACGCTCACTGGTACAAAGAGCCAG GTGCCAAGATGGTGCTGGAGTGTCGAAGCTTCACTCTACCTCAACAGTTTACTCCAAAGTACAAAGAACCAGGGAACCACAACAGTGGGGAGGACATGGTGCGCACAT acCTGTGGAGGTGCCAGTTTCTGCTGCCATTGGTGTCTCTGGGTCTAGTGGTGTTGGCAGGTCTGACTGGATTCTGTGCCTGTCTGTGCCGAAGCCTCACACCAACTCTTGGAATAGGAGTGCTTCACATGCTGGCTG GTCTCTGCACCTTAGCCACAGTGTGCTGCTACCTGGCGGGGATGGACCTGCTCCACAGGGTGTCGATGCTACCCGACAAGGTGGACGGCTCTCTCGGCTGGTCGCTGTACCTGGTCCTCATTTCTTCACCACTCCACATGATGGCTGCCGCCCTGCTAGTGTGGGCGGCGCGCAGCCATAGTCAGAACTACTACCGCATGACTGCCTACCGGGTGGCATAG